The following is a genomic window from Phyllobacterium zundukense.
TGAAGGAGCTTCGATCCGGCGACGTCCTGGTGGTGTGGAAGCTCGATCGCCTCGGACGTTCCCTGTCACATCTGATCCGGATCGTCGACGAGATGAAGGAGCGTGGCGTCGCTTTCCGCTCGCTGACCGAGCAAATGGATACCACCACGCCGCATGGGGAGTTTCTGTTCAACATCTTTGGCTCACTTGCTCAATACGAGCGGGCCCTGATAACGGAGCGGGTGACCGCAGGGCTCGCAGCAGCCCGACGGCGCGGGCGCAAAGGTGGTCGGCCACCCTCACTGGACTCCGAGAAGATCGAACAGATCATCGCAGCTCTTGACGGAGGCGCCAGCAAGGCCTCGGTATGTCGCAGCTTCAAGGTGCCGCGATCGACACTCATCGACACACTGGAGCGCGTTGGTTGGACCGGGGCCGGAACAGACGCACGAAAGGCGAAGCGCGCCGCCGTAGGAAAACAGTCTGCTTGACCGACTGAAGACGTCTTCTGGTCACTACTGAAATCGTCTTCTGAAATCGACAGCCGGCCCTGATTTTTGCGACAAAATCTCGCACTGCGTTTTTGTATTTTTCTAAGCTAGCGCTGGCCACTGGGCGCGCACGCCCGCCTTTTCAAACACGTCTTGATACTCCGGGGTCGGGGCCAAATCCGTGACAACCATTTCGACCGCGCTCAACGGCAACGCTGCGTAGCTCGCCGATCTGCCGAATTTCGTGTGATCGGCGACTATTACATATCGGCGTGAATGTTGGGCGAGCGCCTCGTGCAGGCGAGCCTCCGGCTCTTCATACTCCAGGAAGCCAAGCTTCGCATCAACCGCATTCGTCCCGGTCACCACCAGATCAAAGAGGCGTCTCGTGACCGCGTTCAAGGTGTCGTAACCCGCTAGCAACTCGTGGTCGCCGAGCAATCGCCCTCCAGTAAGAACCACCTCATGCTGGCCCGTGGCCGCAAGTGCATAGGCGACATCAATGGTATTGGTCACAAAACGCATTCGTGGACCCCGTGCCAGCATCCGCGCCAAAGGCAAGGTTGTAGAGCCCCCTCCAATGAATACAAGCTGGTCTTCGCGGAGATCGAGATGGTCGAGGCAGGTCTGAGCGATCCGCTCCTTTTCCCCCTGGAGCGACTCGATCCGAGTGGAATAGGGCAGTTCCTCATTGGGCCGTAGCAGCACCGCGCCGCCATGTACCCGTTTGAGCTTGCCCGCCTCCTCAAGCATTCTAAGGTCGCGGCGGATGGTTTCTACTGAAACCTGTAGCTCGCTCGACAGGGTGCCCACCTGGATCTCCTGACGCTCTGCAAGAAGGTCGAGGATCTGCCGCTGCCGACTTGCCGCAAGGATTGTGCCTGCTGGCTCGCCAGATCCCGCCGCCGGCATCTCATTCGCAACCGCGTTCTGCGGTTCAAAATTGGTCATGCTGTTTTCTCCGTTCGCGCGAAGCATCAATACACATATGAAACGACCTTGTCACTTGCGTGCCCGAATACGCCCGTTTCGTCGGTGCTAAGGCTGCCTTCGTTCGAACGACAAGATCGATTGTTTATCTTTGTCAAAAAACGGTAACAAAACCACATTATCATCCACGAACGGTCAACGGGTTTCTAAGTAGATGAGAACATCGCAATCATGGATGAGGGAGGCCTCGCCTTGGCTCCTGCGCATTACTGCGCTGGAGTGCGGCACACTAGGCAGCGGCGTCGAGCCCCGGGGACGGCGGCGGGTTCGAACATGACCATCGTGCTCCAACGCAGCATTCGCGCCGCATTGACGCTTTGGATCGTCGTGACGGTTGTATTTATCGCCACGAGAATGAGTGGCGATCCGACCTACCATATATTGCCGCCCAACACTCCCGAGGTGAAGCGCGAAGTGCTGCGGCAACAACTGGGGCTCGACCGCCCGCTTGTGGTGCAATACGTCGATTATCTATCCGGCCTTGCACATGGCGATTTCGGTCGCAGCTTCTTCAGTGGCCGCATGGTCACCGAGATGTATCTGGAGCGGTTACCGGCCACACTCAATCTCGCATTGCCTTCACTGCTGCTGGCCATTCTCATCGGGCTTCCCATTGGCACAATCGCTGCGGTCAAGCCCAACAGTCCTGTGGATCGAGGGCTGATGGCACTGACCTTCGTAGGCCAAGCGGTGCCCAATTTTGTGTTGGGAATTGTGTTCATCCTGCTCTTTAGCCTGACGCTGCGGTTGCTGCCGAGCGGGGGCACCGGCAGCTGGCCGCACTACATCCTGCCAGTTCTGACGTTGGGGATTGCGAGTATTGCCAGCATCTCGCGGCTAACGCGTAGCAGTCTTCTCGATGTCCTCGGTCAAGACTACATCCGCTTCGTTCGCGCCAAGGGGCTGCCGCCTTCCAAGGTGATCATCAAGCACGCTCTGCGCAATGCATTGCTGCCGGTGTTGACAGTCATCGGTCTGCAAGTCGGCACGCTCATTGGGGGTGCGGTCGTGGTGGAGGTGGTGTTTGCGTGGCCAGGGGCCGGCCGGCTGCTGGTCGCGGCCGTGATGCAGCGCGACTTTCCCATGTTGCAGTTCGGGGTCTTGGCCGTCGCGGCGACGGTGATTATCGCCAACGTTTTTGTCGATGTCGGGTGCGGCCTCCTTGATCCAAGAATCCAGGCGAGGGCGTCATGAGCGTGCACGGCCAACTCGTCCCTGAAGGCAGTCGCTTGATAGCTCTCTCCAAGCGCATGCAATCGCTCTTGCAATGGAATCACTTCCGGCGGATGCCCGCGCTCATCCGGATGGCGGCGGTCACGATTGTAATGCTCTGTCTCGTCGCCGTTCTTGCGCCGCTATTGGCCCCTTACGGATCCGGAGACCAAGACCTCTTGGTGCGACTCCAGCCCCCGGTGTTTCTAGGCGGCGCATGGTCGCATCCTTTGGGCACGGACCATCTCGGCCGCGACGTATTGTCGAGACTGCTCTTTGCGCTGCGTACGACGCTGATCATTGCCTCCCTAGGCGTTATCGTCGGAGTGGTGACCGGGGGTCTGGCTGGTCTGGCCAGTGGCTTGGCCGGCCGCCGCATCGACAACATGTTCATGCTCCTGGTCGACGCCCAGGCGTCTGTGCCGCTCACGCTTCTTGCGCTGGCAGCAGTAGCGTTGACCGGATCAAGTCCGCTGGTGCTTATCCTTATTGTGGGCATCTCCGAATACGACAAATATGCCCGGGTCGTAAGATCCCAAGTCTTGGTCATCAAAAGCCGAACCTTTGTCGAGTCCGCCCGCGCACTCGGAGCGTCGCCGCTGAGAGTGGCGTTTCGGCACGTGCTGCCCGGCTTGGTTTCGCCGCTCACGGTGCTCGCAACGATTAATTTCAGCTCCGTGGTCATTCTGGAATCGGCGCTGTCCTTTCTGGGCGTCGGCATTCAGCCGCCGAACACTTCGCTCGGCGCCATGCTCGGAGAAGCCCGAAATTATCTGATTTCCAACTGGTGGCTGGCAGCGATCCCGACCGCTTTCATCGTGATGATAACGATGGCCGTCTCGCTGCTTGGTGACTGGTTGCGCGACCTGTTCGACCGAAGGCTCAGTTCCTGAACAAGAGCGATCGGGGCACTCCCGAAACTATCAACCCCAACCCAAGGAAACGATGATGTTACGACCAATCCGCTTTGCAATGCTAGCTGCCGGCATGTGCCTTGCCAGCGTCCAATTTGCAGTCGCTGAAGATCTCATAGTCGGCATGCAGGAGGTGAGGCCGCTGTTTGACCCGGCAATTGAAACCGGCAACACCGGCATACCGCTCAGCAATGCTATATTCGACACTCTCATTCGCCGCGATTTCCAAGCTGATGGTAAAGGTACCGGTGGAGAGCTGGTGCCGGCCTTGGCGGAGAGCTGGCGCCGTGTTGATGATCATACGCTGGAAGTGAAGCTCAGAGCAGGCTCCACGTTCCACAATGGCGACCCGCTGACCAGCAAGGACGTAAAGTTTACTTTCGATCGCATCCTGGATCCGAAGTCTCAGTACGGCCGATCCCAGTTCCAGTATGAGAACATCGCCCGCGTAGAAACACCCGACGACTTGACGGTTCGCATCGTCACAAAGAATCCCGATCCGACAATCGAAATGATGCTGACGTTTCCCGCAAGCAGCATCGTCCCGAAGGACTACTTCGAGAAGGTCGGCTTTGATGCCTTCGGACAGAAGCCGATAGGCGCCGGTCCCTACCGGTTTGTTCAGTCCATCGACGACGACCGCGTCATTCTGGAAGCCTTTCCCCAATACTGGCAAGGCAAGCCGCCAGCGGACAAGCTGGTATTCCGCGAGATACCCGATTTGTCAGCGCGTATCACGGCGCTGGCTAACGGCGAAGTCGGCATAATCAACAATGTAACCCCGGATCAGATTCCGGCGATTGAGACCCTGGGCTGCTGCGACGTTCGCAGCGTAATGGCGAACAGCCAGGTGCTCAACTACCGGACATCCAATCCGGTGATGGCCGATAAGCGGTTCCGTCAGGGTCTCAACCTGGCGATCGATCGTGAACTGCTTTCAAAGGCACTTTGGAATGGCAAGGCTGAGGTGCTGCATAGCCATCAGTATGCCGAATGGGGCGACCTGTACAACGCCGAACGCCCCAAGTTCGCATACGATCCGGAGCGTGCCCGAGAGCTTATTGCGCAATCCGGTTACAAAGGTGAAGAGATCGATTTCATCACAAGCCCCGTCTATTACACCAACGGCCTGGCCGCGGCCGAAGCGATTGTCTCGATGTGGCAGAAGATCGGTGTGAATGCAAAGGTACAAGTCAACGAGAACTTCTACGAAATCTCCAACGACGATCCCGGCATCGAGGTTCGCAACCTGTCCGACTGGGCTGATCTGCCCGATCCAAATGTCACGATTATGTGGAGCTGGACAACCACGGCGCTTTGGGACGGCAATGAGGCGTTTCAGGAGCTTGGCCGTAAGGCGGCCACGACGCTCGACAAAAAGGAGCGGTTTTCTCTCTACCAGAAGATGCTGGACAATTTTGAGGACCAAGCACCTGGAACCGTCCTTTATCGCGTGCCGGACTTTTATGGGGTGCGCCATGACATCAAGTGGCAGCCCTACACCAACTACGTAATGGATTTCCGGCCGGGCAATTTCGCGGTCGGGGCAGGGCAATGAACGACAGGCGTGATGCCATTCTACGGGTGGAGGAACTGCACACGCAGTTCCTTACCTGCCATGGACCGGTGCACGCTGTAAACGGGGTCTCGTTCGAAATCCGACCGGGCGAGACACTCGGCCTGCTTGGTGAGTCCGGTTCAGGCAAATCAACGATCGGTTTGTCGATGCTGCGCCTGTTGCCGCCCGGCCGCGGCCGGATTTCGGGCGGGCGCGTCTTGTTCGGCGGCGAAGACCTGGTCACAGCGAGCGAAAAACGTATGCGACGGTTGCGTGGCAGGGACATTGCCATGATCTTCCAGGAGTCATTGAGCGCTCTCAACCCGGTCTACACCATCGGGGAACAGATCGCCGAGGTCATTCGACAGCACGAACGGCTGGACCGCCGCGCTGCGATGAAGCGGGCGGCCGAAATGCTGGAAATGGTCGGTATGCCCGACCCGGGCCGCCGTCTTGGAGAATATCCGCATGAACTCTCGGGCGGTATGCGCCAACGGGTGGTGATTGCAGCCGCCTTGGCGTGCCAACCGAAGCTCTTGATTGGCGATGAGCCAACGACCGCGCTCGACGTCACGGTGCAGGCGCAAATTCTAGATCTGATTGCCGACATTCAACATCGCACCGGCATGGCCGTTCTGTTCATCACGCACGATCTCGGCGTTGTGGCAGAAATCGCTCACCGCGCCATTGTCCTCTACGCTGGCCTTGTCGTGGAGGAGGCCGACACGCAAAGCCTTCTGGCGCGGCCACGCATGCCGTACACCCAAGGCCTGCTGCGCTCTTTACCGCAGTTTGCGAAGGGCCATCGGCTTGCGGCAATCCCTGGCGCTGTTCCCAATCCTCGCTCGCTGCCCACTGGTTGCGCGTTCCACCCTCGCTGCCAGGAAGCAAAGGCGGATTGTGCTCAGACGCTGCCGGAGCTGACAGAGGTCGGCGATGGCCGCCGCGTCCGCTGCCTGCACTGGCACAAGATTGCTCAAGATATGAACCTGGGGGTGTGCGCGTGAACGTTCTTCACACAAATCAAGTGGCAGCCTCTGAAGCGACAACCCCTTTGTCGCCTCTGCTCGAAGTAGCGAATCTTCAAAAGAGCTTCCCCGTCCGACGCGGGCTGTTGGGGCGCCCGACGGCAACACTGAAGGCAGTGGCCGGCGTGTCGCTTCAGGTTTTTCCAGGTGAAATCGTCGGGCTGGTGGGTGAATCAGGTTCGGGCAAAACGACCACCGGCCGCTGTTTGTTGAGGCTGGTTGAACCCTCCGCCGGCAGCATCAAGTTCGACGGCGTTGACCTGATGGGTCTGTCAGCGCGTGAGCTTCGCCGCTTTCGCAGACGCATGCAGATCATCTTCCAGGATCCCTATGACAGTATAAACGAGCGCATGACCATCGGCGATCTCGTAGGCGAGGCCCTTGTCATCCATGGTTTGGCCAAAGGGACGGCTCGGCGCGACCGAATTTTAGAACTCTTGCAGCAGGTCGGACTGAGAAGCGAGTTCGCCGATCGCTATCCTCACACACTCAGCGGAGGCCAGCGGCAACGTGTCGGCATCGCGCGTGCTCTTGCCGCAGGCCCGCAGTTCCTCGTTGCCGACGAGCCTGTCTCCGCCCTGGACCTTTCAGTTCAGGCACAGATCCTCAATCTGCTGCTGGACATTCGGGATCGGCTCGATGTCGGCATGCTCTTCATTTCGCATGACCTGTCTGTGGTCCGCTTCATCGCCGACCGCGTGCTGGTGATGTATCTCGGAAAGATCGTAGAAAGCGCGCCGGCAGCCGCCCTGTATGAAAGAGCGGCACATCCATACACGCAGGCACTCTTGTCGGCCGCCCCGCTTGTTGGTGAGGGACAGTCCCGGCAACGCATTCGATTGCTTGGCGATCTGCCGAGCCCAGTTGATCCACCGAGCGGCTGCGTTTTCCGGACCCGGTGTCCGAAAGCCATCGCCGAATGTTCCGCCATTGAACCCCCAATGCGCCCTGTCGGCCCCAATCACTTCGCGGCCTGCATTCACCTCGCCGCGTCCTGACACAGACCGGCCTGCGACAATTCTGTTCACCAATGGAGCCAAATTCATGCAACAAAAACGAAAGCTGATCGCGATCCTTATCGACGGCATGAGTGCCGACTACTTTGAAACGCAAGCTCAGCGATTGCCGTATTTGAGCGGCCTGGCGCAGAGCGGAACGCTTGTTCGGCGGATGTCCTGCCCGGTGCCGGGCACCTCCTTACCAGGGCGGACCAGCATGATCACGGGAAAACCCTCACAGGAGCACGGGATCTTCGGAAACTACATCTTCGACGGCACGAATTTCCGCGTCGCAAGGCCGGACGATGTGCTGGCGCCGACCATTGCCCGTCGCGCCCGTGAGGCGGGTCTGAAGGTTGCCTGCATCGGCCATGCAATGGTGGACCCAGACGACACCGATATTTACGAGGCGCCATGGTGGTTGCGCGACTTTATCGAAGGAAGCCGGTTCGTCAAGGTCCTCAATCCGGGTTCGGTTTCCCGTCTTCTCGTTCCGCGCGGAAGGGATGGGCACAACGCGACCATACCGGTCAGCAATGGGGGGATCGCTGAAGACGAGCCGGGATTGCAGCATCTGCTTGGGATCGCCTGCGACCAGCAGATCATGCGGGACGTTGCCGATCTTGCCTGCTCCGACACGCCGCCGGATCTCATTCTCACCGAGATCGAGATGCCGGATGTAATTCAGCATTACTTCGGCTACGAGAGTGAGGTTTCGCATTGGTCGCTGGCGATGGCCGATTTGCTGGTCGGCGAGTTGCACCAGCGGCTCGAACGCGCCGGAAGGCTGGACGAATATGTCATCGCCGTGGCGAGCGACCACGGTCATAGCCCGATCGAGACGGCGATTTTCACCGATATCGCCCTGCCAGGCGTGCTTTGCCAATCCGAGGGTGCAACCCTGCACGTCGTGGTGCAGAACGAAGCACACCGCGACGAGATTACCTCCCGCTTGGAGGAGTTTGGCGCCGAATACATCGGTAACGACCATGTTCCAGCGGGGGTGAGGTCCTCAATAGCCGCCTATGCGGCACCACATCGCCACAGCTTCGAAAGCTCGCCGAGCAACAATGATGGCAGAAGTCCTATTGGCCGGCCCCGCTATATCTCCTCGCACGGACTGCGCCCCGGCACGCCTGCCGACGATCGGTTCGCCATCTTCTATGGCGCCGGCATCTCCCAGAGAACGGTCGAATCCGCGGCCGCGGAGGATTTTTATCCGGCTCTGACTTCCATATTGGGGTTGCCGGTGGACAAGAGAGACGGCGAAGCCATGGGATTTTCCATACTATGAGCTCGCCTGCTGAAGATCACATGTTCGATTATGGAATGTTCAAGTTCTCTTCGAAGGAGGAGGTCCTCGAAAAGTCGAGCCGATACTGGAATCCTGGCAAGACCCGCTTCTGGCGTGATGCCGGTATCGATCTCGTCATCGATAAGCGCGAAGGCTACGAAATCTTTGACATGGATGGCCGCCGGCTGATCGACCTCCATGTCAATGGAGGGACGTTCAACTTCGGCCATCGAAATCCTGAGATTGTCGAAGCGCTGAAGTCTGCGCTCGATCACTTCGACATCGGAAATCATTGGTTTCCGTCGATGCCACGAGCGGCGCTGGCTGAGGCGTTGGTGAAGGTCAGTCCGGGTTTCGACTATGCCTTCTTCTCGCCGGGCGGCGCAGAGGCGATCGACGTTGCGATCAAATCGGCACGCTACGCCACCAAGCGTCGCAAGATCGTATCGATCATCAAGGGCTATCACGGCCATTCCGGCCTATCCGTCGCAACCGGTGATGCACGCTTCTCGAAGATATTTCTATCGGATCGTCCGGACGAGTTTATGCAGGTCCCGTTCAACGATCTGGAGGCGATGGAGCAGGCACTGTCTTCAAGAGATGTGGCTGCTGTGATCATAGAGACTATTCCTGCGACGTACGGATTTCCGATGCCCAATGACGGCTACAATCGCGCGGTGAAGGAACTCTGCAAACGCCATGGAGCGCTTTATATAGCAGACGAAGTGCAGACTGGTCTTATGCGCACCGGGCAGATGTGGGGGTGGCAAACCTTTGGCGTCCAGCCCGACATTTTTGTAAGTGCAAAGGGTCTCAGCGGCGGCGTTTATCCCTTCGCGGCAACAATGCTGACCGAACGCTCCGGCGCATGGATGGAAGAGGACGGTGCGGCGCATATATCGACAACGGGCGGTTCGGAGGTCGGCTGCATCGTTGCGCTGAAGGTTCTCGAGATCCTTGCCCGACCGAACGTTCTGGCCAACGTTAACTTCCTGACGCGTTTTTTTGCCGACGCGTTCGCCGAAATGATCCAGACCCATGGGGATGTCATTTGCGGGCTACGACAAAAGGGCGTGGTCATCGGGGTGGAATTCAACCATCCCGACGGCGCGGTTCACGCGTCGAAAGCCCTCTACGAACATGGCATCTGGGCGATCTTCTCGTCGCTCGACACGCGGATCCTTCAATTTAAGCCGGGCGTCCTCATGACCAAGACATTGGCGAAGGAGGTAGTCCATCGGTTCAATGCCGCTTTACCGCGCATTCGCGAGTTAACTGTCTCGTCAACACCAATTCGCTCTCCAGCGTAGAAGTGCTGACTACTGCCACTGCCGCAAATGTTCTTCGCATCGTCAGTAAGTCTGAATTGGATTTCTGCGTCGCCCCCGGATGCGATGGGTTGTCCTGACGACGCGAGCCCGCATCTTTCAGCTCCATACCCAGACCCGCGGACAAGAATACTCTGAATGAGATACGCCCTCTATTATACCCCTCCGCCTGATCATGCGTTGACCCGCGTCGCATCGCGATGGCTGGGCCGCAGTGCATTTTCCCACAACTGCGATGAGTCTAGCCAAGCATCAGGCTGTGATCAGGCGCTGACCGCTGAGCCGAGACGCTACGGCTTCCACGCGACTATCAAGGCGCCGTTCCGTTTGCGCGAAGATCGCACAGCCGAAGAACTTGAGGCCGCCGTCCGCAGTTTCTGCGCCAAGCGGCCAATCTGCCCAATCGGCCCTCTGAGTGTTGCGCGGGTCGGTAATTTCTTTGCGCTTGTCCCGAGCACCGGCACGCCATTTTCCGGTGGGCTCGCCTCGCGGGCGGTAGGCGACCTAGACGAGTTCCGAGCACCGTTGAACGAAGCCGAGCTTCAACGCCACCTCCGCTCCGACCTCGATGACGTCGAGACTACCAATCTGGTCCTGTGGGGCTATCCGTATGTATTCGATCGCTTCCGCTTCCACATGACCCTGACCGGACCGGTGCAAGCCAGCCGGCGTGAGGCAGTAGGCGAACAGCTCAAGGCGATGTTCGACCCGCTGCTGCTTGCAGAAGACTTTTACATCGACGCGCTGACGTTGTTCGTTCAGGACAATCCAGGAGGCGATTTTCTGGCGCGAACGCGGTTTCCTCTTTGGACACGAG
Proteins encoded in this region:
- a CDS encoding DeoR/GlpR family DNA-binding transcription regulator translates to MTNFEPQNAVANEMPAAGSGEPAGTILAASRQRQILDLLAERQEIQVGTLSSELQVSVETIRRDLRMLEEAGKLKRVHGGAVLLRPNEELPYSTRIESLQGEKERIAQTCLDHLDLREDQLVFIGGGSTTLPLARMLARGPRMRFVTNTIDVAYALAATGQHEVVLTGGRLLGDHELLAGYDTLNAVTRRLFDLVVTGTNAVDAKLGFLEYEEPEARLHEALAQHSRRYVIVADHTKFGRSASYAALPLSAVEMVVTDLAPTPEYQDVFEKAGVRAQWPALA
- a CDS encoding ABC transporter permease, which produces MTIVLQRSIRAALTLWIVVTVVFIATRMSGDPTYHILPPNTPEVKREVLRQQLGLDRPLVVQYVDYLSGLAHGDFGRSFFSGRMVTEMYLERLPATLNLALPSLLLAILIGLPIGTIAAVKPNSPVDRGLMALTFVGQAVPNFVLGIVFILLFSLTLRLLPSGGTGSWPHYILPVLTLGIASIASISRLTRSSLLDVLGQDYIRFVRAKGLPPSKVIIKHALRNALLPVLTVIGLQVGTLIGGAVVVEVVFAWPGAGRLLVAAVMQRDFPMLQFGVLAVAATVIIANVFVDVGCGLLDPRIQARAS
- a CDS encoding ABC transporter permease, whose product is MSVHGQLVPEGSRLIALSKRMQSLLQWNHFRRMPALIRMAAVTIVMLCLVAVLAPLLAPYGSGDQDLLVRLQPPVFLGGAWSHPLGTDHLGRDVLSRLLFALRTTLIIASLGVIVGVVTGGLAGLASGLAGRRIDNMFMLLVDAQASVPLTLLALAAVALTGSSPLVLILIVGISEYDKYARVVRSQVLVIKSRTFVESARALGASPLRVAFRHVLPGLVSPLTVLATINFSSVVILESALSFLGVGIQPPNTSLGAMLGEARNYLISNWWLAAIPTAFIVMITMAVSLLGDWLRDLFDRRLSS
- a CDS encoding ABC transporter substrate-binding protein is translated as MLRPIRFAMLAAGMCLASVQFAVAEDLIVGMQEVRPLFDPAIETGNTGIPLSNAIFDTLIRRDFQADGKGTGGELVPALAESWRRVDDHTLEVKLRAGSTFHNGDPLTSKDVKFTFDRILDPKSQYGRSQFQYENIARVETPDDLTVRIVTKNPDPTIEMMLTFPASSIVPKDYFEKVGFDAFGQKPIGAGPYRFVQSIDDDRVILEAFPQYWQGKPPADKLVFREIPDLSARITALANGEVGIINNVTPDQIPAIETLGCCDVRSVMANSQVLNYRTSNPVMADKRFRQGLNLAIDRELLSKALWNGKAEVLHSHQYAEWGDLYNAERPKFAYDPERARELIAQSGYKGEEIDFITSPVYYTNGLAAAEAIVSMWQKIGVNAKVQVNENFYEISNDDPGIEVRNLSDWADLPDPNVTIMWSWTTTALWDGNEAFQELGRKAATTLDKKERFSLYQKMLDNFEDQAPGTVLYRVPDFYGVRHDIKWQPYTNYVMDFRPGNFAVGAGQ
- a CDS encoding ABC transporter ATP-binding protein; this encodes MNDRRDAILRVEELHTQFLTCHGPVHAVNGVSFEIRPGETLGLLGESGSGKSTIGLSMLRLLPPGRGRISGGRVLFGGEDLVTASEKRMRRLRGRDIAMIFQESLSALNPVYTIGEQIAEVIRQHERLDRRAAMKRAAEMLEMVGMPDPGRRLGEYPHELSGGMRQRVVIAAALACQPKLLIGDEPTTALDVTVQAQILDLIADIQHRTGMAVLFITHDLGVVAEIAHRAIVLYAGLVVEEADTQSLLARPRMPYTQGLLRSLPQFAKGHRLAAIPGAVPNPRSLPTGCAFHPRCQEAKADCAQTLPELTEVGDGRRVRCLHWHKIAQDMNLGVCA
- a CDS encoding ABC transporter ATP-binding protein codes for the protein MNVLHTNQVAASEATTPLSPLLEVANLQKSFPVRRGLLGRPTATLKAVAGVSLQVFPGEIVGLVGESGSGKTTTGRCLLRLVEPSAGSIKFDGVDLMGLSARELRRFRRRMQIIFQDPYDSINERMTIGDLVGEALVIHGLAKGTARRDRILELLQQVGLRSEFADRYPHTLSGGQRQRVGIARALAAGPQFLVADEPVSALDLSVQAQILNLLLDIRDRLDVGMLFISHDLSVVRFIADRVLVMYLGKIVESAPAAALYERAAHPYTQALLSAAPLVGEGQSRQRIRLLGDLPSPVDPPSGCVFRTRCPKAIAECSAIEPPMRPVGPNHFAACIHLAAS
- a CDS encoding alkaline phosphatase family protein, with amino-acid sequence MQQKRKLIAILIDGMSADYFETQAQRLPYLSGLAQSGTLVRRMSCPVPGTSLPGRTSMITGKPSQEHGIFGNYIFDGTNFRVARPDDVLAPTIARRAREAGLKVACIGHAMVDPDDTDIYEAPWWLRDFIEGSRFVKVLNPGSVSRLLVPRGRDGHNATIPVSNGGIAEDEPGLQHLLGIACDQQIMRDVADLACSDTPPDLILTEIEMPDVIQHYFGYESEVSHWSLAMADLLVGELHQRLERAGRLDEYVIAVASDHGHSPIETAIFTDIALPGVLCQSEGATLHVVVQNEAHRDEITSRLEEFGAEYIGNDHVPAGVRSSIAAYAAPHRHSFESSPSNNDGRSPIGRPRYISSHGLRPGTPADDRFAIFYGAGISQRTVESAAAEDFYPALTSILGLPVDKRDGEAMGFSIL
- a CDS encoding aspartate aminotransferase family protein is translated as MFDYGMFKFSSKEEVLEKSSRYWNPGKTRFWRDAGIDLVIDKREGYEIFDMDGRRLIDLHVNGGTFNFGHRNPEIVEALKSALDHFDIGNHWFPSMPRAALAEALVKVSPGFDYAFFSPGGAEAIDVAIKSARYATKRRKIVSIIKGYHGHSGLSVATGDARFSKIFLSDRPDEFMQVPFNDLEAMEQALSSRDVAAVIIETIPATYGFPMPNDGYNRAVKELCKRHGALYIADEVQTGLMRTGQMWGWQTFGVQPDIFVSAKGLSGGVYPFAATMLTERSGAWMEEDGAAHISTTGGSEVGCIVALKVLEILARPNVLANVNFLTRFFADAFAEMIQTHGDVICGLRQKGVVIGVEFNHPDGAVHASKALYEHGIWAIFSSLDTRILQFKPGVLMTKTLAKEVVHRFNAALPRIRELTVSSTPIRSPA
- a CDS encoding DUF1045 domain-containing protein; the protein is MRYALYYTPPPDHALTRVASRWLGRSAFSHNCDESSQASGCDQALTAEPRRYGFHATIKAPFRLREDRTAEELEAAVRSFCAKRPICPIGPLSVARVGNFFALVPSTGTPFSGGLASRAVGDLDEFRAPLNEAELQRHLRSDLDDVETTNLVLWGYPYVFDRFRFHMTLTGPVQASRREAVGEQLKAMFDPLLLAEDFYIDALTLFVQDNPGGDFLARTRFPLWTREQMKATG